Proteins from a single region of Deltaproteobacteria bacterium:
- a CDS encoding DUF3795 domain-containing protein, protein MTSKNDSFPDKRLAAVCGLFCPACTLFIGTAENEPQRLKGVADIYHTPPDAWECHGCRSEKRSYFCKNECKMVECAKEKGIDFCVECDEYPCRELRTFKELRPHRIEVWKNQNRIKEVGYARWYGEMLEHYACPQCRTLNSAYDLKCRSCGTEPSCAYVDRHKNEILHYLNKKK, encoded by the coding sequence ATGACGTCAAAAAACGATTCCTTTCCGGATAAGAGACTTGCCGCTGTTTGCGGGCTGTTCTGCCCGGCCTGTACGCTCTTTATCGGCACGGCAGAAAATGAACCCCAACGGTTGAAAGGCGTGGCAGATATTTATCATACCCCGCCGGACGCATGGGAATGTCACGGGTGCCGCTCGGAGAAGCGGAGTTACTTCTGCAAAAATGAATGCAAAATGGTGGAATGCGCCAAAGAGAAAGGCATCGATTTTTGCGTGGAATGTGACGAATATCCGTGTCGCGAGTTGCGCACCTTCAAGGAACTGCGACCCCATAGAATTGAAGTGTGGAAGAACCAGAATCGGATAAAAGAGGTGGGATATGCCCGGTGGTATGGAGAAATGCTTGAGCATTACGCCTGCCCTCAATGCCGGACACTCAACTCGGCCTATGATCTGAAATGCCGTTCATGTGGGACTGAACCCAGCTGTGCCTATGTGGATCGTCACAAAAATGAAATCTTGCATTATTTGAACAAAAAGAAGTGA
- the sdhD gene encoding succinate dehydrogenase, hydrophobic membrane anchor protein produces MHAWTWVLQRISAVILIIALGLHIGFLHFSNTGEPLNYGEVVARLKTPVLIVFDILLLTFGLYHALYGLYSVFLDFDSGKKERVIVLGLFVVVGLGIVGFGIFGLLYTARSL; encoded by the coding sequence ATGCATGCTTGGACGTGGGTTTTACAAAGAATCAGCGCCGTTATCTTAATCATTGCATTAGGATTGCACATAGGATTTCTTCACTTCTCTAATACCGGAGAACCCCTCAATTACGGCGAAGTTGTCGCCCGTCTCAAGACGCCGGTTCTTATCGTGTTCGATATCCTGCTGTTGACCTTCGGTCTATATCATGCCTTGTACGGCCTATATTCTGTTTTCCTCGACTTTGATTCCGGTAAGAAAGAAAGGGTGATTGTGCTGGGACTCTTTGTCGTCGTGGGACTGGGTATTGTGGGTTTTGGAATCTTCGGCCTCCTTTACACTGCCCGTTCGCTTTGA
- a CDS encoding NIPSNAP family protein, producing MFVDERIYTLHAGQVPVFLKLYEEEGMECQLRILGKMVGYYFTDIGPLNQIVHMWGYESLDDRFERRKKLQASAEWQAYAKKMRPLVAHVENKLLVPAPFFKIP from the coding sequence ATGTTTGTCGATGAACGGATCTATACGCTGCATGCGGGCCAGGTGCCTGTTTTTCTCAAACTCTACGAGGAGGAGGGGATGGAATGCCAGCTGCGTATTCTCGGCAAGATGGTGGGCTATTATTTCACTGATATAGGTCCGCTGAACCAGATCGTGCATATGTGGGGGTACGAAAGCCTTGACGACCGGTTTGAACGCCGAAAAAAATTACAGGCCTCGGCCGAATGGCAGGCCTATGCGAAAAAGATGCGTCCACTCGTGGCGCATGTGGAAAACAAGCTCCTCGTGCCGGCACCGTTCTTTAAAATACCCTAA
- a CDS encoding succinate dehydrogenase iron-sulfur subunit, producing MSKPLQVKVFRFNPESDVAPRFDDFEVPVFDNMAVLDVVIYIQNYLDRSLSFRFSCRIGMCGSCAMYVNGRARLACRTQVSSLKTRDITIMPLPNFPIIRDLVVDMEPFFDKWKKIKPYYIPKREIDAPVTVQPESNEREFIDDMLDCISCGCCYSACSMVATNKDYLGPAALNRAYTLIADKRDAIRVERLKAVDRSYGVWRCHTQFNCAEVCPKNIVPTRSIQRLKRRCVLKKFGIFK from the coding sequence ATGTCTAAGCCACTGCAAGTAAAGGTTTTCCGTTTCAACCCTGAGAGTGACGTCGCACCCAGGTTTGACGATTTCGAAGTGCCTGTTTTCGATAATATGGCTGTGTTGGATGTAGTCATTTATATTCAAAATTACCTTGATCGCTCACTTTCTTTTCGGTTTTCCTGTCGTATCGGGATGTGCGGGTCGTGCGCCATGTATGTGAACGGCAGGGCCCGCCTGGCCTGCAGGACCCAGGTATCTTCTCTAAAAACCCGAGACATCACCATTATGCCGCTGCCTAACTTCCCTATCATCCGGGATCTGGTTGTTGATATGGAGCCGTTTTTTGATAAATGGAAAAAAATAAAGCCTTATTATATTCCCAAAAGGGAGATAGATGCGCCGGTCACTGTCCAGCCCGAGTCAAACGAACGGGAGTTCATCGATGATATGCTGGATTGTATCAGTTGCGGTTGCTGCTATTCGGCCTGTTCCATGGTCGCGACCAACAAGGACTATTTAGGGCCGGCAGCACTTAACAGGGCCTACACCTTAATTGCTGATAAACGGGATGCCATAAGGGTTGAAAGATTGAAGGCCGTGGATAGATCATACGGTGTTTGGCGCTGTCACACACAGTTCAATTGTGCGGAAGTCTGCCCCAAGAATATTGTTCCCACCCGGTCTATTCAGCGCTTGAAACGACGTTGCGTATTGAAAAAGTTCGGCATATTCAAGTAA
- the sdhC gene encoding succinate dehydrogenase, cytochrome b556 subunit → MSTDAYMTRSQMWDATGMWAWVLHRITGLGLVFYILLHTGLMGTSLLAGKENFDSTLSILMGHPVFESLDILLLGTVLYHGLNGIRILLFDIGIGVRVQTQKNLFWIFMGVGAILWFWFILVKLGY, encoded by the coding sequence ATGTCCACGGACGCCTATATGACAAGGAGTCAAATGTGGGACGCAACCGGCATGTGGGCCTGGGTGCTGCATCGAATCACCGGTCTTGGCCTTGTGTTTTACATCTTGCTGCACACGGGCCTTATGGGGACATCTCTTTTGGCCGGCAAAGAGAATTTTGATTCAACCCTATCGATTTTAATGGGTCATCCTGTTTTCGAATCTCTGGACATCTTGTTGCTTGGAACAGTGCTTTACCATGGCCTCAACGGTATTCGAATATTGTTGTTCGATATAGGCATAGGTGTACGGGTTCAAACTCAAAAGAACTTATTTTGGATATTCATGGGTGTAGGGGCTATCCTGTGGTTTTGGTTCATTTTGGTGAAACTCGGTTATTGA
- a CDS encoding MBL fold metallo-hydrolase → MARLFLIANLLVASSAITAMAQEFEVDIIETSAGDLRITFIGHGSLMFVFGEKVIHIDPWSRLADYSKMPKADIILLTHEHRDHLDLNALDLIRTEKSLLVLTETCASQVRDGIVMKNGDAKTVGGLHIEAVPAYNLVHMRGEGVPFHPKGIGNGYVMTFGDKKVYVAGDTENIPEMKGLSGIDIAFLPMNLPYTMTPEMVADAVRAFKPKILYPYHYSDTDVSKIVDLLKDVNEIDVRIRKMK, encoded by the coding sequence ATGGCCAGATTATTTTTAATCGCCAATTTGCTGGTTGCATCTTCTGCGATTACTGCGATGGCACAGGAATTTGAGGTGGATATTATTGAAACATCCGCCGGTGATTTGAGAATCACCTTTATAGGCCATGGTTCGCTGATGTTTGTTTTTGGGGAGAAGGTTATCCATATTGATCCTTGGAGCAGATTAGCCGATTATTCCAAGATGCCGAAAGCCGATATTATCCTGTTGACCCATGAGCATCGTGACCACCTGGATCTGAACGCGTTGGACCTGATCCGCACTGAGAAAAGCCTGTTGGTATTGACTGAAACCTGCGCAAGTCAGGTCAGAGATGGTATTGTGATGAAGAACGGAGATGCCAAGACGGTGGGAGGATTGCACATAGAGGCTGTGCCCGCCTACAATCTCGTTCACATGCGCGGTGAAGGGGTACCTTTCCATCCAAAGGGGATCGGCAATGGCTATGTGATGACCTTCGGCGACAAAAAGGTTTATGTGGCCGGCGACACTGAAAATATCCCGGAAATGAAGGGACTTTCGGGGATAGATATTGCATTCCTTCCGATGAACCTCCCTTACACGATGACGCCGGAAATGGTAGCCGACGCTGTGAGGGCTTTCAAACCGAAAATCCTTTATCCCTACCATTACAGTGATACGGATGTATCAAAGATTGTGGATTTACTAAAAGATGTGAATGAAATAGATGTACGCATCAGGAAAATGAAGTAA
- the rarD gene encoding EamA family transporter RarD, with protein sequence MMANDQRTGFLLAGAAFVFWGLTPFYFKALSTVSPMEIVSHRIIWSTVVLVILLLITDRAFFGEVFNQIKRNGWPLVASALLLTVNWLTYIYAVVSGRVLEASLGYFINPLVNVALAAVFLRESLTRVQKIAVFLAAVAVTQEIWRFGQFPTLALIMAGTFGVYGLIRKKTNIAGSEGLLIETLIMLPLAIGYLFYLSRENSLAFMHQGVLINCLLLSAGLVTTLPLIWFIRASKKLNYSIIGMMQYIAPTLMGILGYCVYGENFPSGRLITFSLVWFGLLLVLIESLERMRSRRY encoded by the coding sequence ATGATGGCAAATGATCAAAGAACAGGTTTTCTGCTGGCAGGCGCCGCATTCGTCTTCTGGGGACTCACACCCTTCTATTTCAAGGCGCTTTCGACAGTCTCACCCATGGAGATCGTATCCCATCGGATTATCTGGTCCACCGTGGTATTGGTGATTTTACTGCTGATCACCGATAGGGCCTTTTTCGGAGAAGTCTTCAATCAGATCAAACGCAATGGGTGGCCGCTTGTGGCCAGCGCCCTACTGCTGACGGTCAATTGGCTGACATATATTTATGCCGTCGTATCGGGAAGAGTGCTCGAGGCCAGCCTTGGATATTTCATCAATCCGTTGGTGAACGTGGCGCTCGCAGCCGTGTTTCTCAGGGAAAGCCTGACCCGGGTCCAAAAGATTGCAGTATTCCTTGCAGCTGTCGCCGTCACCCAGGAGATTTGGCGGTTCGGCCAATTTCCCACCCTGGCGCTGATCATGGCGGGCACATTCGGGGTCTACGGGCTGATCCGGAAAAAGACCAATATCGCCGGCAGTGAGGGATTACTCATTGAAACGTTGATAATGCTGCCCCTTGCAATCGGTTACCTGTTCTACCTGTCCCGAGAAAATTCTCTTGCATTCATGCACCAGGGTGTCTTGATCAACTGTCTTTTGCTCTCAGCAGGCCTTGTTACGACCCTGCCGCTCATCTGGTTTATCAGGGCCAGCAAAAAACTCAACTACTCCATTATCGGTATGATGCAGTACATCGCTCCGACCCTCATGGGCATACTGGGATATTGTGTTTATGGAGAAAATTTTCCTTCGGGAAGATTGATCACTTTTTCGCTGGTGTGGTTTGGCCTTTTGCTGGTACTCATTGAAAGTCTTGAACGCATGCGGAGCAGGAGATATTGA
- a CDS encoding FAD-binding protein, whose amino-acid sequence MEVLKADILILGAGGAGLFAALHAYDSNPRLKVVMATKGLLGKGGCSRMVQGGLNVVLNKMDSLENHFQDTLKGGGFINNQELAWTLVSDAPKAVHELEVKIGCFFDRGEDGKIHQKPFAGQSFDRTVHVADLTGIQIISRMTDQIYAREIQVLEETRGLDLLSSKDGHRIVGALLSDIRTGEIFVVNAKVTIVATGGCASMYKISAPSFDKTGDGMAICFRAGAEFVDMEMVQFHPTGLVAGRSRLNGSLLEEGLRGSGARLYNGLGERFMERYDPDRLERSTRDRVARSSFMEIMAGRGTENNAVYLDASHLGAEFVEQKFPGMVERVKDIGKDLAREKVEVTPTAHYQMGGVRINTHCQSNLEGLLVCGEDAGGVHGANRLGGNGICDSTVYGRRAGDAAAAMAFEEDLHPYQETEAEKMRMHWLKPFLRGTGENVYEIRDEIENLMWEKAGLVRTGKQLAEAWDCLVQFMEKIDKANVADRYLSRYNLEWNHIIDVTNLITVCRLVVNSARHREESRGAHYREDFPATDNEKWLKNIYQKKADGFELELTEKPVEFNRFEREKIEDRFFERVKKR is encoded by the coding sequence GTGGAAGTCTTAAAGGCCGACATACTGATCCTTGGCGCAGGGGGCGCAGGACTCTTTGCCGCCTTGCATGCATACGACAGCAATCCTCGTCTCAAGGTCGTCATGGCGACCAAGGGATTGCTCGGGAAGGGTGGATGCAGCAGGATGGTACAGGGAGGCCTTAATGTGGTCCTGAACAAAATGGATTCCCTGGAGAATCATTTTCAAGACACCCTCAAAGGCGGCGGGTTCATCAATAACCAGGAACTGGCCTGGACACTGGTGAGTGATGCGCCCAAAGCGGTTCACGAACTGGAGGTAAAAATTGGGTGTTTCTTCGATCGCGGTGAAGATGGAAAAATTCATCAGAAGCCTTTTGCAGGCCAGTCTTTTGACCGCACAGTTCATGTGGCTGACCTGACAGGGATCCAGATTATCAGCCGGATGACGGATCAAATATATGCCCGCGAGATACAGGTGCTTGAAGAAACCAGGGGGCTTGATTTACTGAGTTCCAAGGACGGGCATCGAATCGTGGGGGCACTCCTATCCGATATCAGGACCGGAGAGATCTTCGTTGTGAACGCCAAAGTGACGATTGTTGCCACGGGAGGCTGTGCATCCATGTACAAAATATCAGCGCCGTCTTTTGACAAGACCGGTGACGGGATGGCCATCTGTTTCAGGGCCGGGGCAGAATTCGTTGATATGGAGATGGTCCAGTTTCACCCCACGGGCCTGGTCGCCGGACGGTCCCGACTGAACGGCAGTCTCCTGGAAGAAGGTCTCAGGGGTTCAGGCGCCAGGCTCTATAACGGCCTGGGTGAACGATTTATGGAACGATACGATCCTGATCGTCTGGAAAGATCGACCCGAGATCGGGTTGCGCGCTCCAGTTTTATGGAGATCATGGCAGGAAGAGGGACGGAGAACAATGCCGTATATCTGGATGCAAGCCATCTGGGAGCCGAATTTGTGGAGCAAAAATTTCCGGGCATGGTGGAGAGGGTAAAAGATATCGGAAAGGATCTGGCCAGGGAAAAGGTGGAGGTCACCCCTACGGCGCATTACCAGATGGGGGGGGTCAGGATAAATACCCACTGCCAGAGCAATTTAGAGGGCCTGCTGGTGTGTGGTGAAGATGCGGGCGGGGTTCATGGGGCCAACAGGCTTGGGGGAAACGGCATCTGCGATTCAACGGTCTACGGTCGGAGGGCGGGAGACGCGGCCGCGGCTATGGCATTCGAAGAAGATCTTCACCCCTATCAGGAGACCGAGGCCGAGAAGATGAGAATGCACTGGCTGAAGCCTTTTTTGAGAGGCACAGGAGAAAACGTCTATGAGATTCGAGATGAAATTGAAAATCTCATGTGGGAAAAGGCGGGTCTGGTACGTACGGGTAAGCAATTGGCAGAGGCCTGGGATTGCCTGGTCCAGTTCATGGAAAAGATTGATAAGGCCAACGTGGCGGACAGATATCTTTCTCGATACAATCTGGAATGGAACCATATCATTGATGTGACCAACCTGATCACCGTGTGCAGGCTGGTTGTCAATTCGGCGCGCCACAGGGAGGAGAGCCGGGGCGCTCATTACAGAGAAGATTTTCCAGCAACTGATAATGAGAAGTGGTTGAAAAATATCTACCAGAAAAAGGCTGATGGATTTGAGCTGGAATTAACAGAAAAGCCCGTTGAGTTCAATCGGTTTGAGCGGGAGAAAATAGAAGACCGATTTTTTGAGAGAGTCAAGAAACGCTGA